TGCCTAAAAACCATAAAAAGGTAGACGTGAAGTTACATGTTAGTATGTAAGTTTTCCATAAGCACTGCGCAAACTGAGACCAAGTCAAGGATATCGGTCACGACATCATATACAGTCAAAATCATATCAAGCTATCCGAATTCATAACAAATGTCATATTAGCTCGGCATGACATGCATTCAGTCGGACGTATATCTCAGATCAATATACATTGAACAGTTTAAACTACGTGAATTGTTTCCAAAAAGCCACAAATGAAGCATTCTCTCGACGTCTAGGGCGCAGTACTAAGTAAATCTTGTTTCTGAGCCGGTTTGATTCCCGGTCTGGTCAAGGTGGAAACCTGTCTTTTTCAGATTAGCATAGGTGTAAGATGtttaattatcaattataaaatacattaccCAGGAGTTTAAAACCCCATAACAAAGAAACTTGGTGGTTACTTTGATCCCTATATATTACTTTATGTTTCTGGTTACTCATATTGGCCATTCTTTTGGAGGGAGAAGGCATTttggaaatgaaaaaaaatgagaaaaagtTAGGCAAATGACACATGTAATCTATATCTTGTTAACAAAGATTCAATAGACCATTAGATTCGCATGGACatcctatataaaatatcctcCAAGCATTTGCAAAATTAGGAACatcaaaaattaagttattaaatgAACACAAAACCAGCATTGAATGCATTACACTCCGAAAATGCCGCTAGGTGGCGTGGCTGTAATACGGAAACGGAAGCGCCAGCTTGTGCTGTAATGAATTTGCGAGGGCGGGCGGCGCCCAACAAATAAATTGCCTTGTATttcatcttttgtttttaaaagccCCAATAGTTGTATAATGTATGGATAATTAAATCGCTATGCATTTGTTAATGCActtaaatatgaaatgaatgCGTTTGTAATATTTCACTCGATGCCTATTTTTACGACTGTCTAGATGTTAAACGCCTCATTTCAATAACGCTAAAACTTGGTATAAAACTGTTTATGTTATTTCTTTGAAGAATAGCATTATTATTCATGATAAAACTTTGCAATCTGTctgtataaataagttttaaatttgaatattaaaccGTTGAGCATGTTAAACGTGAgctctttatataatacttaaatattatatttttttttggcatttgaacataattatgtatagtcaacaacacatcatCATGGATCACCGCTCATATTACCGCGGCCACAGATTATAGAATACTTCCAGTAACCGCGGCGTAGAAGCCCATGCCATGCAGGGATCTTgacatactatatatatttttgtacttacgccgtcaatataattattttgaaattaaatttacaaagaTCCAtgtgctaataaaaaaatacatagtttaCTCATCTGTCGTGTAAAAGCTCCGTAAGTCAACCAAACAAGCTTTTACGGCGAAGTTTTAAGCTTCGAACTCTAGCCATAGAGAACCTCGATTCACTTTTATTAgcacaataaacaaaacacgAAGCAGACATTTATAAAGGGCAAGTGCAAATATTAATGGCACTTAGTAAGTTCcgtacattattttaatatgaaaattaaagtagattttattatcgtcAACAGAATGTATACTATCTAGAgatgttatgaaatattctCGAAGTATTATTGTAGTAATGTAATAAGGTATATAAGcctaaaaattatactaattatttgttatttacttctagtatataactaatattagtCACAATTGCTTGTGTTCAATATGCCACTTATGCCAAAGCTCTTTAACTAAGCCGACCATTCCACCAAATTTGTATTGAAATGTGAACTTTATGGCGTCCTCGGTagatattacattacattggCAACAAATTAGCAGACAGGGCGCTGCCAGCTCGCCTACAGCTCTCGTGTTATCAATTCaatgtattttgatattaaccTTTTAGTTCCCGTGCGGCCCGATTAGATCCTATTGTTgtccaattatttttatcatttccaGAAGTAAGATTGAAttcaaaaagaagaagatttTTTCGCCGGCTGCGGTATAAATTCGGCTATAACCTTAATACGGAACTCTAAAAACCTACACATTATATGGCATTGAAcgaaattcaattttgtagACGGAGCGCGCGACCGCAACACTCACCAAACACTAACTCGTGAATAACAATTATTCTCTTGATTACGGCCCGGCGCGTCTAATAATTCACTCTAGGGCCTAAACTCTGTAATTACCACGATGGAAACGTCGGCTCACCGTTTGAGATAAAAATCAGACGAGTTTCCCCCCACTTCCCGAACTAATAGCAGCCTCGCCCAgaaacataaacatttatttttataatataatcaaatcatGCCACTTCTGTATGTAAATGAATGCCTAATAATGCAGTATTGTGTTTAAATACAGTAATTCATTTTGCAATTAAAATGCTAAAATAATATCCATTAGACAACATTTTGCTCCACTTTCCATTGTGGAGTGCAGTCGTGAGAGATTTTATGAGTATAAATTTTCCTACCTATGGTAACTAACTAAgaattacatacttattttctCAAACTTGACGTTTGTTTCGAATTGTGTTAAATGATTCACTTCAAAATAGACTCTGTAAATCCTGAATTCGATCTTCATGTAATTTAAGTCTTGAATACCGTAtctattaggtacctatgtgtttgcagaaaaataaaatcgttatGATTGATCGAGCCATCGAATTATATGATTGCagacatttaataatatatgtatgaaatgaaattgaaatcgTCACTTTTCGAATATCAAGTATATTTTAGCTAGTCCACAGAAGCAGTTATGCATTCTTTCATCGACTTATCTACTTATCGAATAGGTATCTTGAATTATCTTAATATAGATTattgctattatttttttattatatatagattatttacCATATAAATGTTTGaggacctcagtggcgcagtggtaaggttcttgccactcaatcgagaagtcccgggttcgatccccggtcgggtcatgatgaaaaatgatctttttctgattggcccaggtcttggatgtttatctatatatgtatttgttataaaatatagtatcgttgagttagtatcccataacacaagtctcgaacttactttggggctagctcaatctgtgtgatttgtcctaatattattttataattttattttatttgtctttttatatGTCTgatcaagataattttatcattctcACAGATCTCGACCGCAGCTCTCAGGAATACAATGcgtcagtcaaaatcaagaaTACTTTAtcagattttttcttttgtttacaCACAAaggttaattttgaaatagagCACGATAGTTAGTTCCAAGAAGCACGCGGCGCGGCGGTGGGCAAATTACAGGGCCGGCCAAACTACCACGCTTGCCCCAATTTCTCGGCCGCGCCGTTGCCCAAACATTCGAATTAGGCTATAATAACTCCAAAGCACGGTCAGATACTCATTTATTCATTGAATCGTGATCGATAACATTTTGTGCccaatattgttttgattcATTATTTAGGAATTGAATTACATAGGTGTAGGTGAGATTTTCTAGTGATACAGAACTGAAGTGAAAATCAGCGCTATGGTTTCTGCCACAGCAACACGCTGAGCTGGCCTTTTCGACAATTATACTTActgaattgttaattttaagtagCATAGTTAGTTGTaagtttatgttttttttctctctaataaaaatattttctttctttatttctttcagaACACAATGCTATTTTATggcaagtttaaaaaaaacttatttatgcGTCAAGTATGTAATCAGAAATCGACGCGCTCAATTGATGTTCAGCAACCGTTACTAAAAGATAAACTACTCTACTCCATGGAAACATTAAAACTCCTATTGGGTGTTCAGATGCCAATATGCAATTTTAGTGTACTACATAGaaatgtaaattgaaaattcatttattttataaagacaGTTCATCACATCACAAGCATGATTCAACCTAAACAACCTTttcagcataaaaaataataatagatgaATTAATGGATtatcacaaatatattattatttttgaattattgcTGAAATAAACTTAGCAAGCTAGTGCAACATTACTTTGTACCCTAGTTTAGCAGAGGTAAATCTTGGTGCAAGTTTTCTGCATAAGGGGGGCACTGTGATTACTGGGCACAAAAATTTACTAATGCGTTGCCCACGCATCAGTAAATTTTATCATGTTGCTGGGTGTCCACGGACAGcggtttgcttaccatcaggcatcAGGTTTGCTTACCTTatgatgtaaaaaatatatattaatcaatataatCAAAGGGACTGCCTACAAActgaacaaaattaatttaacgcGTACATAAGCAGAAGGAGTATAGTGCAGACATAATATAGTTTGCGTAATTACTTCCAAGGCGATTAAGATTGTTATGAGATTGAAATTTCCTTAGGTTATGATCATCGGCGTTTAAAAGCCTGATCGAGTGGCAGAATTTACGTGGCAGAGCTTCCAATACTGAACTACTGTACTAAAAAAACTGAAGTCATTATACCAATAAACTAATGCTTCCTTTTCTCCCATATTAgggaataaacaaattttaataataaaatatacttgtcAGCTTGTAATTAATAAGCAGTTTGTTATAATTTGCTCCGTAATGTTAACTTCAGGTAgctattaaatatgttttatattgcaTTGTGGTCTTTATAATTCATGTGGTGGTAAATAATGACTTCAGTTTTTTTAGTCCAGTAGCTCAGTACTGGGAGCTCTGCCACCTAAATTCTTCCACTCGATCAATCACACGCATTTCGACTCTTTGTTCAATTACAGTATGATTGAAATTGTATACGGCGTACGGCTACGGCCCTAAGCTAAACTCTCTATTTACATTATACGGATAGTAATTACATATAGAAGTGTAGATATcactttttgtagtaattatttttcttttgtaagtTAACAGTAACTAAGAACATCATAAGAACCATACGATAATTTACAACTTGCATATTTCATTAAGCGTTTCAGTCAAAAGACTGATATCTGTCTAAGATTAAGGCAcgaaatatagataaataaattatatcatatagataattaaattacttttatacatTAAAGATAGTTAAAATTACCAACACAATATCAAAACTACTGAGGAGCGGTTGGTAGGGATAAGTATAAACTAACTTCGCTTCGAGTCCGTACCACGAGTCGAGTTCGAGTTATAAGGTCTTTGCATatctacatatatagataaagtatacaacgacgacctcggtggcgcagtggtaaagtgctctgaaccgagaggtcccgggttcgaaccccggtcgagtcatgatggaaaatgatctttttctgattaggccgggttttgaatgtttatctatatacgtatttgttataaaaatatagtatcgttgagttagtatcccataacacaagtcttgaacttactttgggccttgctcaatctgtgtaattttgtcctaatatatttatttatttattatttataaaacctgcaggtaatttatttataaataaccaaTGAAGCATAACTTGACTACTCATTACAAATGAAgttgaaataactttttccaaattttcatCATCTCATAGCATCAAGTCCCCGCGTTCAATTAGCTTATCAGTAACCGACGCGCTCAATATATGTTTAGCAACCGTAactaaaagataaattaacgTCATCTTAATACGACTACTCTACTCCGTGGAAGCATTAAAAATCCTATTAGGTGTTCAAATGCCTAACAAAAACCGGCTCATATTATGgacataagtacataaacaAGCCGCGTTCGTTCGCTACCAATAATTACCGTTTATAATAAAGGGTGAAATAAAGCGCATTCCAAACAACTGAGAACCAGAGGTAGGTACGTGTAACATTCGGTAGTGCGTGTCACAGGTCGTGTCTAAACTCATCAATCTTGGCtccatttaattttagaataggATACGTGGTGCGGGCGCGGGAGGCGAGCGCGTGAAAAGCCGccgttccaaattcaaaacaaaacgcTCGCGTGCACAATGAAGGAATGAACGATGCCGCGCAAATGGAATACGCCGGCGACGCCATTGTCGATTCACAAAAGAAATGCAATCATTCGACATGAATAAATATCTTTGAATAATGGGGCTTCGCTGCCtataatgaaatgttttatgtatCGGAATTATCGCGTATAAATCGCTTTATATGCCGCTACACTTCCATGTGAACGTTTTTGTGTTCATTTCTCGACTTTTTTCGTTGACTTTTCAATAAATCTGGTTTAATAATCCGTTGTGGCAGGTGATGCATTATCACTTTTTGTGTCATTATTGATAGTTTGCGTAACCGCCGCCGGTCGGTGTGAATTAAGACCTTAGCAAGTAAACGAGACTAAAGTTAACAAACCATGCTCGAGTACCTAATTGACTAGAACcaattagtatttataacaTCTGAACCTTTATAGTTACTATTCTTCTTCTACACAGAAGTTAGTAGTTACAGAGAGTCCTTGACGTCTCACATTGTagtttataaaagaaattacacGAGCATCAGTAGATATTGTAAACGGCGGACCTGAATTTTAAACTGGCTATTTGTGCAAACAGCTTGCAAATATCTCCgtatgcattttttaaatggaattcTCGCCCTACTCCCATATTCAAGCGAAGTTAGAAGTAGTTTtcacttattattttcactagCCGCGTAATCAACATGGGTTTGATtgtaatatatgaatatactAAATCAAGGCAGATTTTGTCCATTGTAAAGAATGTGCAATCATACCACGACAGTTTAAGTTTCACCAAATTACCAAAACCTCatatcaataacaaaaatctaCTAATTAATGTGGTTGGTTTTATAACAGATAATATCTGCTATTTATCATTGAACAAAGACTACAAGTTCCCAAACTCGTAgaaacaattacaaaattaattcaaccACCAAAATGAAACAATGTTAAAATCTTtgaatacattaattttattgttactttaTGTTTACGCTGAACAATGAATGTATATTACTAATTTCGACTaaaatttagatattattatagtgatcgctatatgaaatatatatatatatatatatatatatatagtattatacCTAAATTATTGTCATTACGTATATGACATAAACTCAtttaatgacaataatttaggttattcgttttaatattttttaaaattaaataattcaaatttaatttattcactcCTAGGGTAAAAAAGGATGCAACTTCGGCGGGCCATTTTCTAGTAGTTTTCTGAATCGAATGTCATTAATTAGGGCTCTGTGCCGCAGAGGCGTGTAACGAAGCGAGACGAGGCCGGGACGCGGACGAGACGCGGCGGCGGCAGTAACAGAGCCTACTCAAATTATATCGATGAGAGATGTATGTATAGCCTGATTTACACTTAGCTCTATTGGCTAGATAAGTAATAGCTAATGTCACTGCGCTCCAATTGCGTGTTTTAATGATGCATCAAAAACAAaggcatattttttaacagatGCAAGAAAGCTCAATAAATGTGCATTCGGCTGTCCAATGAATGGCTAGGCATAGCTTGTGGCCAGGCACGGATAGAGTGGAAATAGTCactgtgtttgtttgtcctttttTCAGGTGTTTCAGGGCAATGAATTAATATGATCTTTGGTGTGAAGATAGAAACGTGAAGAATGACTAGGCAAcagctagagaataaatataaaagattaCAACCAAATAAAGCTGTACACCTAATTTATCGTAACTACATTAAAAACTtactaactttttaaatattatttacataataacatacatacaacaaaACTGTATGTGTAAGTTACGTGCTTCATTTCTGTATTTTCGCTGTTTTACAATGAAGGACCCACACTCAaccaataaatcaatttaatctaatttaatttgactGCGCTCCGAACTTCCTCtggacagtttagttttaGTCATGTCACGCAACCCTCCATTTTACTTCTGGcaattacttaaaatacatGATTCTATACCTGGTACTTAAGTATCATTAAGTACCTAGGTTCGTCAATTTCATTAGCTggagattatttatttatcatggtaaatttattaataaaaatccttttatagtaagtattctaatattttgttatgaatcGGAAACCAGTTTAAAatgaactaataaaaaaactggaATTAGTAGTATGAAATTtcatattgttaaataaaaagccaTTTTTACGGCTATTAAGACAaaatcataacatttttaagaaaaaatgcaATCAAAATGTTGCATGTCTTTACCGTACTATAAGTTATTGCTTTTTAGCATTTCATAAATAACTGTAACATCTCACGGCATCAATGGGTAATTCAATTAAATCTCGACAAATTGAATTTGATATACAAGTGCATTATATCCCTCACAATGAGTATATCAACAATGCGCTAGTAATACCAATACTGTGTGATGATGGAacacaaaacatttaaaatacagagTTGGACAAAGGCCAACATTCAGTCCATGAAAGATCAAAATTGACAgatgttttgaattttagaTACTTAGATGAAATAATTAGAGCATTATGCTCCAAATAACAAtaagtttgtaattttacgaagtgctaaactaaattattttgtgtcaAATGAAGCACTTAAATCTGATTTGATACTAAAGTTGGCGACAAAATACACTTTATagatattgaaatgaaatacgGATTTTTCTCTACTGTAACTGTTTTGTAAGTTTTGTAAAGACAGTGACTTGCGCCCGCGCAAGCTAGCGACCACACAGCTAGCTCAGTCACGTTTCCAATGAGATCGGCCGGCGATGACACCcttgaaatgtttttaatggCGTGATTTATAGAGCAAATTAAACATTTGACTTGCCGTGAATTCGACGCTGAGTGGATCCGACACGCACGGACAGTAGCCTGGACGAGTACAGCCGAATGCATCAATGCTTCTATTCCTTTTATCCTGAGATAAAAGCGTTTCGCCGGATCTTCTCAGCTGTGGTCGAAACGCTATTTATAGCTgtacagattttaaaaaatatttacgaatcAAAAATGCCAGAAATGcagtgataattttaaaatacttattagttttgagataagtacataatatttttacttacctAAACGCTTTTTTTATAAGCACAAAATCACAGCCCACGAACATGATAATTTACctatgtaaacatattttagttaaattctattaatatatcCTTGCATTTAACTTTATCATGTAAAAGACTTCAACAggtccaaattcaaatttactgCATCAAAATGTCAACGTTGACAAAAAGCATAGACCACAGATATACGAGTAAGAAcattaagtacaaaaaaactaaactctAAAAAAGTACACTTACAAGTTATATAAGTATCCATATCAGCTGAGATAGCTCAGTAGCGAAATGACGAAAAAGAgcataagttttaatttattcacgGTGATCTTGGACATATATCACGGTACCTACTCTTTACAGGCTATGAGATTAAAATACCTTAACAACTTGACAGTACTGCCCAACGTCGCGGCGTATGGTACATCAACGATACTTGCGGCTAATTAATACGCGTTGCCGTCGTCCACAGGCCAGCGTTTTTGTTGTAACCCGCGCGTGTCCGTGAGAACCAATTTCTTCGGCCCTACGGCCATGCCTCTGCTGCCAACAATTTGATTAGTAATCGCTTTGTACGGCAACCACGGATGATCTTACTAAGGTCATAACGATGAGACCTCACGGGGAGCTTCCgggataaatatttagttgacCCTATGTTTTGGTTCCTAAAAGATTTGTTCGAAGGCATTGTGCGCGTGTAGGCCGACGTCCCTTAGATATAATGCTTGCTTACGTCCATTGGcgtcattattttattctaaaagtCATAGGTACACTTTTACACAGGTAGAATTAGTCATAATAGTCAGCGAAGGCcgtaaagaattaaaaaaattaatatcccCAGAGACACAAAATAGTTGAAAGAAATTCACAGTCCtagaaattattgtattttagagATCTTTACAAAGACTTGCTGTTATGTTGTTATTGGTCCCCAACTTGCCGAGTCATTCATTTATGTTATAACGGTGagttgtaattttgtaatttccttaataataataaacattaaaacaataagggtgagttgcaccagtcgactttgacgttgacttaaATTCGCGCTCCACCGATGTTTTGACCAAATTGCGTACTTTGGGTTTTTATGCGCAGGTTACACTTAACGtgaaagttgactggtgcagcCCACTCGTATTCGTAGATAACTGGCACtggttataaatttaacaactGGAGATAAGTTGAAGAGACGGCAAATTTTATGTcgtaaaaagaaattgaacgtcaatattagtatgaagCCGGCACCACAAGCACCTATTGTGTACTCAGTGCTCACCGCATCCTCGGCTGCCGGCAACTTCAGCATTCTGATAGGATTTCTTTAAGGCTGTATAATTTCGCCTCATATCGAATCCTATAATAGTCAGCTTGCCTTTGCAAGTTAACTACCgtatactaaaaataagtacctacgtaaCTTTTAGTGATACTTAGTATTAAGGACTTTAGTAGGTAAGTGTAAATTTTAGAATccagtaatatttttgtagagtTTTTGTACCTTAGCTTGGATCCATTACCTACACCAAATCATTTTGTTTAAGTAAGAATAAATAGAGTAGGTACTATTTTGTGTCTTTGTAACGAACCCTGTTCTGTCAGGTGCAAATTTTAACTAGTTATATATACCAAAAAATAACGTCATCTGCCTTTTGTTGTAACTACAATTGGTATAGAAAAGTTTTAGGAACTCGATTTGCTGCCATTAATGTTAGACAGATGGGCTTTATAACACGAGTAATACAATAAACCACAgcgtcaataaaatattaactccCCGCGGCGTAACTCGTGTAATTGGTgacagaaaattaaatttctcggTGATAGCACCCCAAAAGGTGTTCGCCCAGCAGCAGGCGCGCCCGGGGGCAAACGGCACTCAATTTAACCATTTCtctatattaattactagaaGAGCGCTGGCCCGTTgcacataaataacaaaaaatgacGCGCATCTAGCATCTACCCCAAAACGGTCACGGCGACTGACTCCGCCGATTACATTACCCCTCCTCAAGCTTATACGAAGCAAGGGGGGCGATTTAtcaccttttaaattttaaaatggagGATTAACTAGTGTAAAATCCATGTAAACGTTCCAAACGCACCTGCCTTTTGTTTGAGAGGTGGGGTTTGGATTTGCTATGCTTGATGCGAGTGCAATGCAAATTAAGAAATAGTTGcctcatttaattatttttccttttatattgtaaatataaaatattacaaaaataacataacaaaaatataagaaaaagagATTTAGATCATAGGTAATGtacttgtaatttaatttcagtcCCCGAAGAAATGTCTGCCGATTTTGATCCTGTGATtggttgaaattattttgttgaatgCATCGAAATCGCGAATTTGAGACTattcttacttatttattattctttagaAGGATCTAGAAGATGActacatttacttatttattaagtattaatcaatattatctATAGTGACCTATTTATGTACAGAAATCCTTTTAACAGATAGGTTAGTTACGTATTGTGACgcaaaatatacctaagtcACTGAATCAGGAATTCAGGGTTCATACCTAGTTAGGTATGACTCATAGGTACTTACCAAGTCTATAAAAACGTTTTTAGTTCTACAACAAAGCGGCACGACGACAAGCTTGAACTTTTAGCCAACAAAATAGAAGAAGGTAAATGTTTTAATCTCATCTGTTATTGTTATGAATGATGGATTCGCTTCGGTTTCGTTCGTTGTCGCATTCACGACTGCAGAGTTCAATAGACAACTCTAGAGGCTTTATAACGTCATAAACTCGCCATAAGCATGACATTACAAAccaatttgataattttatatatatatatattcttataatgTCACGTTTACGTCCGTGTACGAGTAGATGTAATATACCCCCTGCCTGCACTATTTTTCATCAATTATGATCGGTAAGTATTCGAAGGTTTTGGGTTCCTATGGTACCTATGTTATGTCAACGTGTACCTACTATAGCACTGAAATAACTCGTCAACGTAttaagaaacataaaaatattgttttatttctgaataaataaaatgtaaaaaaaatcaacaatacaATGAGATGTTCTACTTAGGTAGTTTTGTACATAAGTTAATATGTCatttacattgtaaattattattacctaaGTAGTTACCTATTTACCTAATTGTATATAAGGagacaatattttacatctattctaaatttattatctatctcaatattatgaaaaaatccCTACCTTTCAACTTAGCTATCGCGGTTCTAAAAATGCTTGACGAATTTGATGATATACCTCAGGCAGACTAGAATTCAAGCCAAAAGGAACGTATCGAAACATGGCAACCTGGAGCGGCCACATTGCGGCCGCCACAGCCAGGGCCCCTGCTGGGTACGGAACCACCGACATATCACTCTCATCACCATTCTCATTGTCCTCGACCACGTGCTCACTACCTAGCAAACTGTCTATAGTAAAggatttcttcttcttctcgtCTTTTTTTACTAATGATAAGCAAGGAACTTCCACATCCAAAGATATCTCTGCCGATGTTGTTGGGATCCTATTGTTTTGATTCgcgagaaataaataattgatattaGCTAACGCAGCCAGCTCTGTACTGAGATGGTCCTTCTCTTCCTTGTGCAGCTTGAACCTCTTGCGCCTGCGGAGCAGCGAGCCGTTCTCGAACATGTCGAAGGCCTGCGGATGCAAGGTCCAGTAGGCGCCCTTCCCGAGCCGGTCCGGCCGGCGCGGGACCTTCACGAAGCAGTCGTTGAAGGAGAGGT
This DNA window, taken from Plodia interpunctella isolate USDA-ARS_2022_Savannah chromosome 2, ilPloInte3.2, whole genome shotgun sequence, encodes the following:
- the LOC128677331 gene encoding fork head domain-containing protein FD4-like, coding for MPRPSRDFNGDQKPPFSYISLTAMAIWSSPERMLPLSEIYRFITDRFPYYRRNTQRWQNSLRHNLSFNDCFVKVPRRPDRLGKGAYWTLHPQAFDMFENGSLLRRRKRFKLHKEEKDHLSTELAALANINYLFLANQNNRIPTTSAEISLDVEVPCLSLVKKDEKKKKSFTIDSLLGSEHVVEDNENGDESDMSVVPYPAGALAVAAAMWPLQVAMFRYVPFGLNSSLPEVYHQIRQAFLEPR